Proteins encoded together in one uncultured Flavobacterium sp. window:
- a CDS encoding MFS transporter gives MEKTTGEIPAFTSHQKIIIAILALLQFTVILDFMVISPLGDILMKTLNMTTANFGFAVSAYAFSAGISGLLAAGFADKFDRKKLLIFFYTGFIIGTVFCALSTSYMMLLMARIVTGLFGGVIGSVSLAIVTDLFVIHQRGRVMGFIQMAFATSQILGIPVGLYFANNWGWHSAFIMIAVLGVLILIGIITQMKPITKHLEVQLDKSPLLHLWHTLSNKQYQIGFAAVAFLSVGGFMLQPFGSAFLVNNINISQLELPMVFFFTGLSVLFIMPLIGKLSDKISKFKLFAVGSILSIIMVLIYTNLNPVPLWEIVVVNMILFMGIMSRMIPATTLNTAIPGLEDRGAYMSISSSLQQIAGGIAAVCAGFIVHQKTKASPIENYDILGYVIAVITLSTVFLIWRVNQLVKSREAAVAKIES, from the coding sequence ATGGAAAAAACTACTGGGGAAATTCCCGCTTTTACTTCTCACCAAAAAATCATTATTGCGATATTAGCGCTTTTGCAATTTACTGTAATCCTTGATTTTATGGTCATTTCTCCACTAGGAGATATTTTAATGAAAACCCTGAATATGACAACTGCAAATTTTGGTTTTGCCGTTTCTGCTTATGCTTTTAGTGCCGGAATTTCGGGCTTACTAGCAGCGGGTTTTGCTGATAAATTTGACAGAAAAAAACTTTTAATCTTCTTTTATACCGGATTCATTATTGGTACAGTTTTCTGTGCACTTTCAACAAGTTACATGATGTTGCTGATGGCAAGAATCGTTACCGGACTTTTTGGTGGTGTTATCGGGTCTGTTTCTTTGGCAATTGTAACGGATTTATTTGTTATTCACCAGAGAGGACGTGTTATGGGATTCATTCAAATGGCTTTTGCTACAAGCCAGATTTTAGGAATTCCGGTTGGTTTGTATTTTGCCAATAACTGGGGATGGCATTCGGCATTTATCATGATTGCCGTTTTGGGAGTATTAATTCTTATTGGAATTATTACGCAAATGAAGCCAATCACGAAACATTTAGAAGTACAATTAGACAAAAGTCCGCTTTTGCATCTTTGGCATACCCTGAGCAATAAACAATATCAGATAGGTTTTGCAGCGGTTGCATTTCTTTCGGTTGGAGGTTTTATGCTGCAGCCTTTCGGGAGCGCGTTTTTAGTAAACAATATTAATATTAGCCAACTCGAATTGCCAATGGTATTTTTCTTTACCGGACTTTCGGTTCTTTTTATAATGCCTTTGATTGGAAAGTTAAGTGATAAAATCAGCAAGTTTAAATTGTTTGCTGTCGGTTCAATACTTTCTATCATTATGGTTTTAATTTATACAAACTTAAATCCAGTTCCGCTATGGGAAATCGTGGTGGTGAATATGATTTTGTTTATGGGAATTATGAGTCGTATGATTCCTGCAACAACATTAAATACAGCTATTCCGGGCTTGGAAGATCGTGGGGCTTATATGTCAATATCTTCGTCTTTACAACAAATTGCGGGCGGGATCGCAGCAGTTTGCGCCGGATTTATTGTACACCAAAAAACAAAAGCATCTCCCATAGAAAACTATGATATATTAGGATATGTAATTGCGGTAATTACACTTTCTACTGTATTTTTAATCTGGAGAGTAAATCAGTTAGTAAAATCGAGAGAAGCTGCTGTAGCAAAAATAGAAAGTTAA
- a CDS encoding TetR/AcrR family transcriptional regulator, translating to MRVRDVDKEKLVIETAIDQIVRDGFQGFSMNKLAKACSISVGTLYIYYKDKDDLIQKIGAIIALKFFTSTVKDFSPEMSFEEGLWRQWENRANFAMKYPKEVAFFEIIKHSPHSETILASIKEFAEFRKIMNEFMDRGLRNNELVSMTFEAFWSVAYGPLYTLLNMHTEGKSMGGKPFKLTRDIMKEAFKGTIKALKP from the coding sequence ATGAGAGTAAGAGATGTTGACAAAGAAAAGTTGGTAATCGAAACGGCAATTGATCAAATTGTACGTGACGGATTTCAAGGTTTCAGTATGAACAAGCTGGCGAAGGCCTGTTCGATTTCTGTTGGCACGCTCTACATTTATTACAAAGACAAGGATGATTTGATTCAGAAAATAGGTGCCATTATCGCGCTGAAATTTTTTACCAGTACCGTAAAAGATTTTTCGCCCGAAATGTCATTTGAGGAAGGTTTATGGAGACAGTGGGAAAACCGCGCCAACTTTGCCATGAAATATCCGAAAGAAGTTGCATTTTTTGAGATCATAAAACATTCGCCTCATTCAGAAACTATTCTGGCTTCTATTAAAGAGTTTGCAGAATTTAGAAAGATCATGAATGAGTTTATGGATAGGGGGCTTCGCAATAACGAATTGGTCTCAATGACATTTGAGGCCTTTTGGTCTGTCGCTTACGGACCGTTATATACGTTGTTGAATATGCATACTGAGGGTAAGAGTATGGGAGGAAAGCCTTTTAAACTTACCAGAGACATTATGAAAGAGGCTTTTAAGGGTACGATTAAAGCTTTAAAACCATGA